The following are encoded together in the Thalassolituus oleivorans MIL-1 genome:
- the tatA gene encoding Sec-independent protein translocase subunit TatA, with protein sequence MLGGISIWQLLIVLAIIIMIFGTKKLKNIGGDLGGAIKGFKKAMNEEPEEKDTKTISHNDAEKDESLKKDAEFSKTKDQDKA encoded by the coding sequence ATGTTAGGTGGTATTAGTATTTGGCAACTGCTTATTGTTTTGGCCATTATCATTATGATTTTCGGCACCAAAAAATTAAAAAACATTGGTGGTGACCTTGGCGGCGCAATAAAAGGCTTCAAAAAGGCCATGAACGAAGAACCGGAAGAAAAAGATACAAAAACGATCTCTCACAACGATGCAGAGAAAGACGAAAGCCTGAAAAAAGATGCTGAATTCAGCAAAACCAAGGATCAGGACAAAGCCTGA
- a CDS encoding TetR/AcrR family transcriptional regulator: MSTKARILDASLVLFNESGERNVTTNHIAANLGISPGNLYYHFKNKQAIIYHLFLRYEERVLTILQVPSERPLQVNDKLHYLREVFSGLWDYRFLHRDMEHLLSADPELHSRYRQFFRLCLDRVADIFRGLDQVGIIAANEEEVRGLALNTWIIVTSWFSFLRCNLIGGDSQSISQEMLQGGIYQVFSLERPFITDAYLAPMDELQKQFVPKPDWLEAE, translated from the coding sequence ATGAGTACGAAAGCGCGCATTCTTGATGCGAGTTTGGTTTTGTTTAATGAATCAGGTGAACGCAACGTGACGACCAATCACATTGCCGCGAACCTAGGTATCTCGCCGGGCAATCTTTATTATCATTTTAAAAACAAGCAGGCGATTATTTATCATCTGTTTCTACGCTACGAAGAGCGCGTGCTGACGATCTTGCAGGTGCCTTCGGAGCGCCCATTGCAGGTAAACGATAAGCTACATTACTTGCGCGAAGTATTTTCTGGTCTGTGGGATTACCGATTCTTGCATCGCGATATGGAGCATTTATTGAGTGCCGATCCTGAGCTACACAGCCGCTATCGCCAGTTTTTCCGTCTTTGCCTAGACCGTGTTGCTGATATTTTTCGCGGTTTAGATCAAGTAGGTATCATTGCTGCAAACGAAGAAGAAGTGAGAGGCTTGGCGCTAAATACTTGGATTATTGTTACCTCGTGGTTTTCGTTTCTGCGTTGTAATCTTATCGGCGGCGATAGTCAGTCCATTTCACAAGAGATGCTTCAAGGGGGTATCTATCAGGTGTTCAGTTTGGAGCGTCCATTCATCACGGATGCCTATTTAGCCCCGATGGATGAGTTACAAAAGCAGTTTGTTCCTAAACCCGACTGGCTAGAAGCAGAGTAG
- a CDS encoding S1/P1 nuclease has protein sequence MLNFLRCSCALFVLLSTGSVHSFESRGHAIICQIAYEQLTPKTQAKVDALVSLSPNQAFSTGCSWPDKVRDQTAFKHTKPWHYINVDRSATSVNADDCPREGCVVSAIAEMEKRLAKAPATDWQALFFLGHFIGDIHQPLHVSYGDDWGGNKVKVHLDNEKTNLHAVWDGRMFNSKEAYIRQQKRLMNKLTAEDVALANNLDALVWANESYAVTHAIYQHLDAPITLNRDELTDERDLLELRIGLAALRLAHVLETLFGSSTSNP, from the coding sequence ATGCTAAATTTTCTACGTTGTAGTTGTGCGCTTTTTGTTTTGTTGAGTACTGGCAGCGTTCACAGTTTTGAATCTCGCGGTCATGCCATCATTTGCCAAATTGCATATGAGCAGCTCACGCCAAAAACTCAAGCTAAGGTTGATGCCTTGGTGTCTTTGTCTCCGAACCAAGCTTTTTCTACAGGCTGTAGCTGGCCCGATAAAGTGCGAGATCAAACCGCTTTTAAGCACACTAAACCTTGGCATTATATTAATGTTGATCGTAGCGCTACATCGGTCAATGCAGATGATTGCCCTCGTGAAGGCTGCGTTGTGTCTGCAATTGCTGAAATGGAGAAGCGTTTAGCCAAAGCCCCCGCAACAGATTGGCAGGCATTATTTTTTCTCGGCCACTTTATTGGCGATATTCATCAACCTCTGCACGTTAGTTACGGGGATGATTGGGGCGGGAATAAAGTTAAAGTACATCTGGATAATGAAAAGACCAATTTGCACGCCGTTTGGGACGGCCGCATGTTTAACAGTAAAGAGGCTTACATTCGTCAACAAAAGCGGTTAATGAATAAATTAACGGCGGAGGATGTTGCGCTCGCTAATAATTTAGATGCCTTAGTGTGGGCGAATGAATCGTATGCAGTTACCCACGCTATTTATCAACATTTAGATGCGCCAATTACCTTAAATCGCGACGAGTTAACTGATGAGCGCGATTTACTTGAGCTTCGTATTGGCTTGGCAGCATTGCGTTTAGCCCATGTACTGGAAACTTTATTCGGTTCCTCTACGTCAAATCCCTAA
- a CDS encoding phosphoribosyl-ATP diphosphatase has translation MSDVLKALGDILEERKGASADSSYVASLYHKGLNKILEKVGEEATETILAAKDAERSGENSDVIYETADLWFHTLVALAQLGERPEAVINELARRFNMSGLEEKASRTEK, from the coding sequence ATGAGCGATGTACTAAAAGCCTTGGGCGATATCCTAGAAGAACGTAAAGGCGCATCCGCCGACTCCTCTTATGTGGCAAGCTTGTACCACAAAGGTCTAAATAAAATTTTAGAAAAAGTCGGCGAAGAAGCGACAGAAACAATTTTGGCAGCCAAAGATGCTGAGCGCAGCGGCGAGAACAGTGATGTTATTTACGAAACCGCTGACCTTTGGTTCCATACCTTAGTGGCACTCGCTCAACTGGGCGAACGCCCCGAAGCCGTAATAAATGAACTAGCACGTCGTTTTAATATGTCGGGCTTAGAAGAAAAAGCCTCACGCACTGAGAAGTAA
- a CDS encoding TetR/AcrR family transcriptional regulator, whose amino-acid sequence MDTDRKANTYQRLIKSARELVAEGGFTAAKLEAAAERALVEFDLAQRYFTDNLSLAVEVFRYATQHEVDMVFQASEADGDNDTVTDRLERAVYTYTRRALRAPRMAYSLIAEPVDPAVEVERLKYRLAYAEIFEDIIQDGIRTGEFTHQNPSVSAAALVGLLAEALIGPSFPVQGDNPDITASLDARKAMPVDQQIELTGLLCAISLRAIGAIPIDLSEPNSNNDS is encoded by the coding sequence ATGGATACCGATCGCAAAGCGAACACTTACCAACGCCTAATTAAAAGTGCACGCGAACTCGTCGCGGAAGGCGGATTTACCGCCGCTAAACTAGAGGCCGCTGCCGAACGTGCTTTGGTAGAGTTTGATCTAGCCCAACGCTACTTCACCGACAACCTTTCACTTGCCGTAGAAGTCTTTCGTTACGCCACTCAGCATGAAGTCGATATGGTGTTTCAGGCAAGTGAAGCCGACGGCGACAATGATACTGTCACGGATCGCTTAGAACGTGCGGTATACACATATACCCGTCGGGCCTTACGCGCACCACGCATGGCGTATTCGCTGATTGCTGAGCCTGTTGATCCAGCGGTTGAAGTCGAACGGCTAAAATATCGGTTGGCTTACGCTGAGATTTTTGAAGACATAATTCAGGATGGTATTCGCACCGGTGAATTCACTCACCAAAATCCAAGCGTTAGTGCGGCAGCACTGGTTGGCTTGCTAGCTGAAGCCTTAATTGGGCCGTCATTTCCGGTTCAAGGAGATAATCCAGATATAACGGCCAGCCTCGATGCTCGCAAAGCCATGCCGGTCGATCAGCAAATTGAATTAACGGGATTGTTGTGTGCTATTAGCTTGCGAGCCATTGGTGCCATACCAATAGATTTATCTGAGCCGAACAGTAATAACGACAGCTAA
- the tatB gene encoding Sec-independent protein translocase protein TatB: MFDIGFLELVVVGVLGLLVLGPERLPKAARTIGLLVGRVRRTVNNFQEDLERQVRTEELKQKLRDPMATFLDEDVTNPGRLRKDVTPVENNIAENTEVSQLDKPQDNPKSTDTPS; the protein is encoded by the coding sequence ATGTTTGATATCGGTTTTCTGGAACTGGTGGTCGTCGGGGTTTTAGGACTATTGGTTTTGGGTCCTGAACGTCTACCCAAAGCTGCTCGCACGATTGGCTTACTGGTTGGTCGCGTACGCCGCACTGTGAATAATTTCCAAGAAGATCTCGAACGCCAAGTTCGAACAGAAGAGCTTAAGCAAAAATTACGCGACCCAATGGCGACCTTCCTCGACGAAGACGTTACTAACCCGGGGCGGTTGCGTAAAGATGTTACTCCAGTGGAAAACAACATCGCCGAAAACACTGAAGTCAGCCAACTTGATAAGCCGCAAGATAATCCTAAATCGACCGATACCCCCTCATGA
- a CDS encoding histidine triad nucleotide-binding protein, with amino-acid sequence MTDCIFCKIVAGSIPAKVVYEDDLVIAFHDIAPKADTHLLVIPKEHVVNLDDLRAEHGNLMQHLLFSIPKIAQQQQLDGYRTITNTGEGGGQEVFHMHFHILAGAKLPGF; translated from the coding sequence ATGACTGACTGCATTTTTTGCAAGATCGTAGCAGGCTCAATCCCAGCTAAAGTCGTTTATGAAGATGACTTAGTGATTGCATTTCATGATATCGCGCCCAAAGCCGATACGCACTTGTTGGTCATACCCAAAGAACATGTCGTGAATTTAGACGACTTACGCGCAGAACACGGAAATTTGATGCAGCACTTGCTGTTTTCTATCCCCAAAATTGCGCAGCAGCAGCAACTGGACGGCTATCGCACCATCACCAATACTGGTGAAGGCGGCGGACAAGAAGTCTTCCATATGCATTTTCATATTTTGGCCGGTGCAAAATTACCGGGCTTTTAA
- a CDS encoding prenyltransferase, whose amino-acid sequence MKTIVQTMRVPFLILPPTCVVVGVACAYRLGVSISAVDVVLILLGALLAHISVNMLNEYQDYRSGLDSCTIRTPFSGGSGALPSQPEAANAVLLGALATLVGVAAIGFWFALRVPAILPLGALGGVIILTYTRQINRSPWMCLIAPGLSFGLLMVLGTTLVLAERIDTATILAALVPFFLVNNLLLLNQFPDLEADAAHGRKHFPIQYGIAASVRMYRVLSFATAGVIVLAVGRGDWPLWSLLALLPWTLTLVSAKGASEYGKTIGQQPQFMAMNVVATVVTPLVLGVTLFLG is encoded by the coding sequence ATGAAGACCATTGTTCAAACCATGCGAGTGCCGTTTCTGATTTTGCCACCTACGTGTGTCGTCGTCGGTGTAGCATGTGCTTATCGGTTGGGGGTCAGTATCTCAGCCGTTGATGTTGTGTTGATTTTGCTCGGTGCTTTATTAGCCCACATTAGTGTGAATATGTTGAACGAGTATCAGGACTATCGCAGTGGCTTAGATAGCTGCACTATTCGCACTCCTTTTAGTGGTGGCAGCGGCGCATTGCCATCGCAACCCGAAGCTGCCAATGCGGTCTTGCTCGGAGCACTAGCGACGTTAGTTGGGGTTGCCGCTATTGGCTTTTGGTTCGCGCTACGAGTGCCGGCAATATTGCCATTAGGTGCTTTGGGTGGGGTTATTATTCTCACGTACACGCGTCAGATTAATCGTTCGCCCTGGATGTGCTTAATTGCACCGGGTTTGAGCTTCGGTTTACTGATGGTGTTAGGAACAACCTTAGTGTTGGCTGAGCGCATCGATACGGCAACGATACTCGCAGCGCTGGTGCCTTTCTTTTTGGTTAATAATTTACTGTTACTGAACCAATTTCCAGACTTAGAAGCGGACGCAGCGCATGGTCGCAAGCATTTTCCGATTCAGTACGGTATTGCTGCCAGTGTACGTATGTATCGAGTGCTGAGTTTCGCCACTGCTGGGGTGATTGTTTTAGCGGTGGGACGTGGCGATTGGCCACTGTGGAGTTTGCTCGCCTTGCTTCCTTGGACTTTAACCTTAGTAAGTGCCAAAGGGGCCAGTGAATACGGTAAAACAATCGGCCAACAGCCACAGTTTATGGCGATGAACGTTGTGGCGACGGTGGTGACTCCGCTAGTACTGGGAGTGACACTCTTCCTAGGTTAA
- a CDS encoding coniferyl aldehyde dehydrogenase, producing the protein MVATVTDLHTPDREIERLRTLFIQQKQAFRSHPMPSPEERVEQLRRLKQGLIDNQDKLISAVNQDFSCRSKDETLVAEIMITVESINYMINNVRKWMRPSRRHVSMLFAPSYNQVVYQPLGVVGVMVPWNYPIQLALVPLATNLAAGNRTMIKMSEFTPATNKALKLLLDEIFDESHAAIIEGEVDVSTAFSEKPWDHLIFTGSTAVGKHVMAAAAKNLVPVTLELGGKSPAIVAPNTNLQHAVDRICFGKSLNAGQTCIAPDYVLIPEDQEEAFVKAYQTSFAKMYPKVRDNNDYTAIINDRQHQRLQAWVKDAEEKGARITVVNPAKENFSGTRKMPLHLVQGATDDMTVLQDEIFGPILPLIPYKTLEDAIDYVNDRDRPLALYLFSYDKEQEHRVLNRTHAGGVSVNDTLMHIAQDDMPFGGIGPSGMGHYHGKEGFVALSKAKPVHRKGRFNSGKFIYPPYGTAIQKLIYKIFIR; encoded by the coding sequence ATGGTTGCCACGGTTACCGATTTACATACGCCGGATCGTGAAATTGAACGTTTGCGGACTCTGTTTATTCAACAGAAACAGGCATTTCGTAGCCATCCCATGCCCTCCCCTGAAGAACGGGTAGAACAACTTCGTCGTTTGAAGCAAGGTCTTATCGACAACCAAGACAAGCTCATCAGTGCTGTTAACCAAGATTTTAGCTGCCGCTCAAAAGATGAAACCTTAGTCGCTGAAATCATGATCACAGTTGAGAGCATCAACTACATGATTAACAACGTGCGTAAATGGATGAGGCCGTCGCGCCGCCATGTCAGCATGTTATTTGCCCCGTCATATAACCAAGTCGTCTATCAGCCGTTAGGGGTTGTCGGTGTTATGGTGCCGTGGAACTACCCGATACAATTAGCGCTTGTGCCCTTGGCCACCAATTTAGCGGCTGGCAATCGCACTATGATCAAGATGTCGGAATTTACGCCTGCAACCAACAAAGCTCTAAAGCTATTGCTTGATGAAATTTTTGACGAGTCTCACGCTGCCATCATCGAAGGTGAAGTCGACGTATCGACTGCATTTTCAGAGAAACCGTGGGATCACCTGATATTTACCGGATCAACCGCTGTCGGCAAGCATGTCATGGCGGCGGCAGCGAAGAACTTGGTTCCTGTAACGTTAGAGCTAGGTGGTAAATCACCTGCGATTGTTGCGCCCAACACCAACTTGCAGCACGCAGTTGACCGTATTTGTTTTGGTAAGTCCTTAAATGCTGGGCAAACCTGTATCGCACCAGATTACGTTTTGATTCCCGAAGATCAAGAAGAGGCCTTCGTTAAGGCATATCAAACGTCATTCGCAAAAATGTATCCGAAGGTGCGTGATAACAACGACTACACTGCCATCATTAACGACCGCCAACACCAGCGTTTACAAGCCTGGGTAAAAGATGCGGAAGAGAAAGGTGCACGCATTACGGTGGTTAATCCCGCCAAAGAAAATTTCAGCGGCACACGTAAAATGCCGTTGCATCTTGTGCAAGGTGCAACCGACGATATGACCGTTCTACAAGATGAGATTTTTGGCCCAATATTGCCGTTGATCCCATACAAGACTTTAGAAGATGCTATCGACTACGTAAATGATCGTGACCGTCCGCTAGCTCTTTACCTGTTTAGTTATGACAAAGAACAAGAACATAGAGTGCTGAATCGCACCCACGCTGGCGGCGTATCGGTCAATGACACTTTGATGCACATCGCTCAAGATGATATGCCTTTTGGCGGTATTGGCCCATCGGGTATGGGGCATTATCATGGCAAAGAAGGCTTTGTCGCGTTATCAAAAGCCAAACCGGTTCACCGTAAAGGGCGCTTCAATAGCGGCAAGTTTATCTACCCACCCTACGGTACAGCGATACAAAAACTCATATATAAAATATTCATCCGTTAA
- a CDS encoding SLC13 family permease: MDWQASLSILVTIAVLGTLIFTNVRPHIVMMAALTIFSATGILTPSEALSGFSNSGLITVAAMFMVAAGIHSSGGVDILVNRVLGTPTTLRSAMLRIFAPVVLLSGFLNNTPVVATMIPAIHAWCQKIGISPSRLMIPLSYSAILGGTLTMIGTSTNLIVNGQYQTLTGSEGFSLFFITLVGIPVAIAGGAFMLLFFPYLLPKANQQKEAFTDLREFTLEVSVATDGPLVGKTVQEAGLRNLRRVYLVEIERGDTVLTAVSSQVTLQGGDRLVFAGETQAISQLLRINGIVPSCTQEDTALSKSRPERCLVEAVVSPHCAAIGQAIRDARFRDRYGAVVLAVARNGERIQGSLGTIKLQAGDTLLLEARPAFVSRQRFNRDFLLISDLGKETPQHDRAYLAWAILIGVVGAAGLGIINMLDASLIGAGLMIVTGCLNTNQAERSLDLTVLITIAASFALGAALQKTGVAAMLAENIALLSDYKPWLMLILTYVTVSILTEIITNNAAAVLMLPITLEMSDKVGLAHEPFVLAIMMAASASFATPLGYQTNLMVYGPGGYKFSDFLRVGIPMNIFVGAFTIAIIWLLFPLT, translated from the coding sequence GTGGACTGGCAGGCCTCGCTTTCTATTCTTGTAACCATTGCGGTGCTAGGCACCCTGATTTTTACTAACGTCCGCCCTCATATCGTTATGATGGCCGCACTCACTATTTTTAGTGCCACCGGTATTTTAACCCCGAGCGAGGCCTTATCCGGCTTTAGCAATAGTGGCTTAATCACCGTCGCTGCTATGTTTATGGTCGCCGCAGGTATTCACTCCTCTGGTGGCGTCGACATTCTCGTAAATCGTGTTTTGGGAACACCGACAACTTTACGCTCAGCCATGCTACGCATTTTTGCTCCCGTGGTGTTGCTCAGTGGCTTCCTAAACAACACCCCCGTAGTCGCCACTATGATCCCTGCGATTCATGCTTGGTGTCAGAAAATCGGAATTAGCCCTTCACGCTTAATGATCCCGCTCAGCTACAGCGCTATTTTGGGTGGAACACTGACCATGATAGGCACGAGCACAAACTTAATTGTGAACGGCCAATATCAAACGCTTACTGGCAGCGAGGGTTTTTCATTATTTTTCATTACCCTAGTCGGTATACCGGTGGCCATCGCCGGTGGTGCCTTCATGTTGCTGTTTTTCCCGTATTTACTACCTAAGGCCAATCAACAAAAAGAAGCCTTTACCGATTTACGTGAGTTCACCTTAGAAGTCTCGGTTGCGACTGATGGCCCTCTCGTTGGTAAAACCGTACAAGAAGCCGGCCTGCGTAACTTACGCCGAGTATATTTGGTTGAGATTGAGCGCGGCGATACTGTCCTTACAGCGGTGTCTTCACAGGTAACGTTACAAGGGGGCGACCGCCTAGTCTTCGCGGGTGAAACACAAGCTATCTCTCAGCTGCTGCGTATTAACGGTATCGTGCCATCATGCACTCAAGAAGACACCGCTCTTAGTAAATCTCGTCCAGAGCGCTGCTTGGTAGAGGCCGTCGTATCTCCGCATTGCGCTGCAATCGGCCAAGCAATTCGCGATGCTCGTTTCCGCGATCGCTATGGTGCGGTAGTACTTGCTGTTGCTCGAAATGGTGAGCGCATTCAGGGCAGTCTAGGCACAATCAAATTGCAGGCTGGCGACACTTTACTACTTGAAGCGCGCCCCGCATTTGTTAGTCGCCAACGCTTTAATCGTGACTTTTTATTGATCAGTGATTTAGGCAAAGAAACCCCTCAACATGACCGTGCCTATTTGGCTTGGGCTATTTTAATTGGTGTCGTCGGTGCCGCCGGCCTAGGCATTATTAATATGCTTGATGCCTCACTCATTGGCGCTGGATTAATGATCGTTACTGGCTGCTTAAACACGAATCAAGCGGAGCGCAGCCTAGATCTAACGGTCCTCATTACCATAGCAGCATCATTTGCACTTGGCGCGGCACTGCAGAAAACCGGTGTAGCCGCGATGCTTGCGGAAAATATCGCACTGCTAAGTGACTACAAACCTTGGCTAATGCTAATTTTGACTTATGTGACGGTATCGATCCTGACAGAAATCATTACTAACAATGCTGCGGCAGTACTTATGTTGCCGATCACCTTAGAAATGTCGGATAAAGTTGGACTGGCTCATGAACCCTTTGTGCTAGCCATTATGATGGCGGCATCCGCTAGTTTCGCAACGCCGCTTGGCTATCAAACAAACTTGATGGTTTACGGTCCTGGTGGCTACAAGTTCAGCGACTTTTTACGTGTTGGTATCCCGATGAATATCTTTGTTGGTGCCTTTACTATCGCTATAATTTGGCTGTTATTCCCTTTAACATGA
- a CDS encoding twin-arginine translocation signal domain-containing protein, translating to MIETSRRGFLQLGATGTAALAIGSGLATLTGCSKKPATAQGYKVLREGDLLFLGALAPAVLVKAYPGPLGLDARERLLKQLDSILNTLQGHARGELLMMFDLMNSAPLRLATGAPWGSWSEASVKDADDFLNSWKHSSLQIKRMGYAGLCKLISISWYTQPENFPTTGYPGPPVKIPTPVSA from the coding sequence ATGATAGAAACATCACGACGCGGATTTCTGCAGCTAGGCGCTACAGGTACAGCCGCTCTCGCAATCGGCTCAGGTCTAGCGACCTTAACCGGTTGCAGTAAAAAACCAGCGACGGCACAAGGCTACAAAGTGCTGCGCGAAGGTGATCTGCTCTTTTTAGGAGCATTAGCACCCGCCGTTTTGGTCAAGGCATATCCAGGCCCACTAGGCCTTGATGCACGCGAGCGCTTGTTAAAACAATTGGATTCCATTCTCAATACATTACAAGGTCATGCCCGTGGTGAATTGTTAATGATGTTCGATTTAATGAACTCCGCACCACTGCGTTTAGCTACTGGCGCCCCGTGGGGATCATGGAGTGAAGCCAGCGTTAAAGATGCTGATGATTTTTTGAATAGCTGGAAACACAGCAGTCTACAAATTAAACGTATGGGCTATGCAGGCTTGTGTAAATTGATCTCTATTTCTTGGTACACACAGCCTGAAAACTTCCCGACGACGGGTTATCCAGGTCCGCCTGTGAAAATTCCAACCCCTGTATCGGCCTAA
- a CDS encoding DUF3080 domain-containing protein, which yields MAGLGSGDAQHVAKRIVLLAVIAVLSACSASPESVLDDYAQRVARVLNVELDAEQSLDPLPKLRIQDNHIEVHATQINLLDFLRLSSCELSRVIGQRNSSLGKLALPSQRLHMERDFLLLGPVCVQQLAQTQPELAETLASALVAKRAERMDSWWNAWFTGHEWQSLISPATQPVPIAPASADNLDIALQVFDYLLQQGNRWQGQQFDYDDTEMELQQQQWLLSEAIGQWLQSQRLLTRVNNQVAELLEYRTNVKSLCLVGRSTPAADILNNVFYKYYAGVLQPYMSRVDRFGTAIMLDLNAVRTLVPVPDAYLTWLQQVSVERDKLTRSHQRHVKAWQGILSQCGLMPNGANGASHLSDN from the coding sequence ATGGCTGGCTTGGGTAGCGGCGATGCTCAGCATGTTGCGAAGCGAATAGTCCTGCTGGCGGTTATTGCCGTACTCTCGGCTTGCAGTGCTTCGCCTGAAAGTGTCCTTGACGATTACGCTCAGCGAGTTGCGCGTGTTCTTAATGTTGAGCTTGATGCTGAGCAGTCGTTAGATCCCTTACCGAAATTACGTATTCAAGATAATCATATCGAGGTTCACGCTACGCAGATTAACCTCCTAGACTTTTTACGGCTATCGTCGTGTGAGTTAAGCCGTGTGATTGGCCAGCGCAATAGTTCGCTTGGTAAGCTCGCCTTGCCCAGTCAGCGTCTGCATATGGAGCGTGATTTTTTATTACTAGGCCCTGTCTGTGTGCAGCAATTAGCGCAAACACAGCCGGAGCTAGCCGAGACTTTAGCGTCGGCATTAGTCGCTAAACGTGCGGAACGTATGGATAGCTGGTGGAATGCTTGGTTTACCGGCCATGAATGGCAAAGCCTGATTAGTCCTGCCACACAACCTGTGCCTATTGCTCCAGCGTCGGCTGATAACCTCGATATTGCCTTACAGGTGTTCGATTATTTACTTCAGCAAGGTAACCGCTGGCAGGGTCAGCAATTTGACTACGATGACACGGAAATGGAGCTGCAACAGCAGCAGTGGTTGCTGAGCGAGGCGATTGGTCAGTGGCTGCAAAGTCAGCGCTTATTAACGCGCGTGAATAATCAGGTTGCGGAACTGCTGGAGTATCGTACTAACGTAAAATCATTGTGCTTAGTAGGGCGCAGCACACCAGCTGCCGATATTCTCAATAATGTGTTCTATAAATATTACGCTGGAGTATTGCAGCCTTACATGAGTCGAGTGGATCGTTTTGGCACGGCAATCATGTTGGATCTCAATGCCGTTCGAACACTAGTACCGGTTCCTGATGCCTACCTTACTTGGTTGCAGCAAGTCAGTGTGGAGCGAGATAAGTTGACGCGTTCTCATCAGCGCCATGTAAAAGCTTGGCAGGGAATTCTTAGTCAGTGCGGACTAATGCCTAACGGCGCAAATGGCGCCTCTCATCTATCGGATAACTAG
- the tatC gene encoding twin-arginine translocase subunit TatC, with protein MNDQEQPLVSHLVELRNRLLRSVLLILVIFLSLFYFANDLYLILVKPLSSLMPEGGQMIATGIASPFLVPFKLTLVLAVFLSVPYLLHQVWAFISPGLYQHEKKFGIPLLLSSIVLFYSGIAFAYFVVLPLAFGFFTGVGPAGISIMPDITNILDFILKIFFAFGIAFEIPIATFLMVLSGITTVAALSEKRPYIFLGCFVVGMLVTPPDVISQTILAVPMWLLFETGVLASRLIKKPSDEQETEESA; from the coding sequence ATGAACGATCAAGAACAACCGCTGGTTAGCCATCTCGTTGAATTACGCAATCGTTTACTGCGTTCAGTACTACTTATTCTCGTTATTTTCTTAAGTCTGTTTTACTTCGCTAATGATCTGTATTTGATCTTAGTAAAACCGCTATCGTCGTTAATGCCAGAAGGTGGCCAGATGATAGCGACAGGAATTGCATCGCCATTTTTAGTGCCATTTAAACTCACCTTAGTGCTGGCGGTGTTTTTATCTGTACCGTATTTATTGCATCAAGTCTGGGCTTTTATTTCACCAGGCTTATATCAGCACGAAAAAAAGTTTGGCATTCCGCTGCTACTTTCTAGCATTGTTTTATTTTATAGCGGCATCGCATTCGCTTATTTTGTGGTTCTACCTCTGGCATTCGGATTTTTCACTGGGGTAGGGCCAGCTGGTATTTCCATCATGCCGGATATCACTAATATTTTAGATTTCATCTTAAAAATATTTTTTGCTTTTGGTATCGCCTTTGAAATTCCAATTGCGACATTTTTAATGGTACTCAGTGGCATTACCACGGTTGCAGCCCTTAGCGAAAAGCGCCCTTATATCTTCTTAGGTTGTTTCGTTGTTGGTATGTTGGTGACTCCTCCCGATGTCATATCTCAAACCATTTTGGCAGTACCTATGTGGCTACTGTTTGAAACAGGCGTGCTGGCATCGCGTTTAATCAAAAAGCCTAGCGACGAGCAGGAAACAGAAGAAAGCGCTTAA
- the hisI gene encoding phosphoribosyl-AMP cyclohydrolase, whose product MTWLDAVKWDADGLIPAIAQDYKTGRILMMAWMNREALELTAKEQRAIYFSRSRQKLWRKGEESGHVQKLHELRLDCDADVIVMMVEQLGGIACHTGRESCFYRVFENNDWVTVDPVLKDPKDIY is encoded by the coding sequence ATGACATGGCTTGATGCCGTAAAATGGGACGCCGATGGTTTAATTCCGGCGATTGCCCAAGATTATAAAACCGGGCGTATCTTGATGATGGCTTGGATGAATCGCGAAGCCTTAGAGCTGACCGCAAAAGAACAACGCGCTATTTACTTCTCGCGCTCGCGGCAAAAACTTTGGCGTAAAGGTGAGGAATCCGGCCATGTTCAAAAGCTGCATGAATTGCGTCTTGATTGTGACGCCGACGTAATCGTAATGATGGTTGAGCAATTGGGAGGCATAGCTTGTCATACTGGACGCGAGAGCTGTTTCTATCGCGTATTTGAAAACAACGACTGGGTTACGGTTGATCCCGTTTTAAAAGACCCAAAAGACATCTACTAG